ACGGACAGAGGACCAGCGAGAGTCCGGCCGCGATGAAGGTGGAGAAGGCCTCGGCGTACCTGCCGAAGAGCCCGAAGAAGGCGAGGATCGAGACGGTCGACGCGATCACCATGGCCCCGAAGCCCGCCGGGTTGACGGCGTGCAGATAGGCGCGCTTGAACTCGATGTAACGGGGGCTCAGCCCGATCCGCTTGTTGATGACCAGATCGGCGGCGACGGCCGCGATCCAGGCGATGCCCACGTTGGAGTAGAAGCCCAGCAGCTTGTTCAGGGCCGCGAACATGTTCATCTCCATCAGCGTCAGCGCGATGGCGAGGTTGAGGAAGATGTACCAGACCCGGCCAGGGTGCTTGTGGGTGATCCGGGAGAAGAAGTTCGACCAGGACAGCGAGCCGCTGTAGGCGTTGGTCACGTTGATCTTGACCTGGGAGACGATGACGAAGAGCGCCGCGGCCGGGAGCGCGAAGGTCCCCAGCCAGGGCTTCAGCGCCTCGATCTGGGGCGCGATCGGCTCCAGCGCGTGCGTCCTGCCGACCGCCTCCAGCGCGACGAAGGCCAGGAACGCGCCCCCTATCTGCTTCGCGGCCCCGATGACGACCCAGCCCGGCCCCGCCGCGAGAACGGCGAGATTCCACCGCCGCTTGTTGGCCTCGGTCCTGGCCGGCATGAATCGCAGGTAGTCGGCCTGCTCACCGATCTGGGCGATGAGCGAGAGCGCGACGCCCGTCCCCAGACCGAAGGCGATCCAGGAGAAGCCCGGCGCGGCCCCCTCCGTGCCGGTGAAGGAGCCGAACGCGCCCCAGGACCCGGGGGATTCGACGGCGAGCACGACGAAGGGGAGCACCATGCCGATGATCCAGACCGGCTGGGTCCAGGCCTGCACCTTGGCCAGCGCGCCCATGCCCCGGAACACGATCGGGATGACGATCAGCGTGGTGACCAGATAGCCGGCCTCGACGGGGAGCCCGACGGCCTGGTGCATGGCCTGCGCCATGATCGAGCCTTCGAGCGCGAAGAAGATGAAGGTGAAGGACGCGTAGATCAGCGAGGTCAGCGTCGACCCGAAGTACCCGAAACCCGCTCCCCGGGTGACCAGGTCCATGTCCAGGCCGTACTTCGCGCACGCGCGGGCGATCGGGATGCCGGTGAGGAAGATGATCGTCGCGGCGGCCAGGATCGAGGCGAGCCCGCTGGTGAATCCGTAGGTGAAGACGATCGACGCGCCGATCGCGAAGTCGGCCAGGTACGCGATGCCTCCGAGCGCCGTCCCCGCGACCGTGGAGGGCGACCAGCGCCGGAAGGAGTGCGGCGCGTAGCGGAGGGAGTAGTCCTCGCGGCTCTCGTCGGCCGCGAGCCTGGCATAGCTGCGCCGGGGTGCCCCGGGGCCTTCCTGCGGCTCCTGTTGCGGCGCTTCGCCCGTCGCGGGTGTGGCGATGTCCGTCATCGGTGACTTCCCGTTCGTCGGTCCGGTGTGCGGTGACGAACGGGAAGCTAAGACTTGGACATGACAAGCTTGGGCGGTCGGCGGTTGCCCGCCGGTTACGCGCGGAGCGCGACGGTTAACTCCGCATCACAGGAGGCGGACACGCTGTCGCTCCCAGCGGTCACCTCGGCTGCCCCACCTGTCACCACGGCCGCTGCGGCCCTCACTTGACCGGCAGATGGTAGGCAATCCGGTAACGGTCGGCCGGGACGACGACATCGGCCGTCTCCACCGCCAGCCCCGACGCGTAGTACGTCCGCCCGATCACCATCACCACATGCCCCGGTACGCCGCCGAGCGCCAGGAGTTCCTCCGCCAGCCCCGGCCGCGCACCGACCTCCTCCGCCACGTTGTCCACGACGACGTCGATCGCCGCCATGCGGTCGACGACACCGCAGCCTCCCAGCGGACCCTCCTCCGGCAGCATGACCGGGGTGCGCCCCGTGACGGCCAGGGGCTCCCAGGACGTGGAGAGCATGATCGGCTCACCCGCCTCCCGGAAGACGTACCTGGTGCGCATCACCCGGTCACCGGGCTCGATCCCGAGCCGCTCGGCGACCTCGGCACTCGCCCCCTCCTGCTCACTGCGGGACTCCCAGGTCCCCCGCACCCCCTCCTCCGTCTGCTCCTGACGGAACGGGCTGGCACCGGAGCCCGGCCGGTAGCCGGAGCGGGCGATCCGGCGCGGGACCGGGCGCGCACGCACATAGGTGCCCGAGCCCGACCGCCCCTCGACGAGCCCTTCGGCCATCAGCACCTTGCGCGCCTCCAGCGCCACGGTGTCCGAGACCCCGTACTCCTCGCGGATACGGGCCTGCGACGGCAGGCGGGTATGGGGCGGCAGCGCGCCGTTGACGATCTTCTCCCTGAGATCGCTCGCCACGCGCAGATAGGCGGGCTGCTCACCGAAAGGCACGGGCCACTCCCAACAGGTTGACAGACAGCAACAGCGTCGCAACCGTGGGTTGAGAACCGCAAGCACAGGCCAGAGTTTCACTCGAAGTGATGATTCCCTGCCCACCAGGGCATACCTGGCCCAGGTACGCGCCAGTCATGCACCCGACTCTTGACCCTTTTTGGTCCAGACCAATACCTTCCTGTGCACAGCACGGCTCCAACCGCCCTTCCAGCACCCGGAACACCGCCCGGACCCGCGTCCGGAATCCATCCCGGACCACGCACAGGAACGAGCCCCATGCGCCGAAGAACCCTGACCGGACTGACCACCGCCGCCTGCGCCCTGGCCCTGCTGGCCGGCCTCGCCCCCGCCGCCACGGCCGGCCCGCCCGCCCACGACCGCGGCCCGGACCGGCACGGGCGCGCCTACCGGAGCGTCGGCTACTTCACCCAATGGGGCGTCTACGGACGCGACTTCCAGGTCAAGGACCTGGACACCAGCGGTGCGGCGGCCAGGCTCACCCACATCAACTACGCCTTCGGCAACGTCAGCGCCGAAGGCCGGTGCTTCACCGGCAACGTGCCCGGCGAGGCCGACGCCTGGGCGGACTACGCCCGTCCGCTGGACGCCGCCGGTTCGGTCGACGGCGTCGCCGACACCGACACGCAGCCCCTCGCGGGCAACTTCAACCAGTTGCGCGAACTCAAGGCCGCGCACCCCGGCCTCAAGGTGATGATCTCCCTGGGCGGCTGGAGCTGGTCCACCCACTTCTCGGACGCGGCGCGCACCGCCGCCTCCCGCAAGGCTCTCGTCTCGTCCTGCATCGACCTGTACATCAAGGGCGACCTGCCGGTGGACGGCGCCCGCGGCGGCGAGGGAGCGGCGGCCGGCCTGTTCGACGGTATCGACCTCGACTGGGAGTGGCCCGGCTCGGCGGGCGACACGGACACGGTGTACCGCCCCGAGGACAAGCGGAACTTCACCGCCCTGGTGCACGAGTTCCGCACCCAGCTCGACGCCCACGCGAAAAGCGCCAGGAAGGGGAAGCCGAAGCACTACGAGCTGTCCGCCTTCGTCCCCACCGCGCCCGCGAAGATCGACGCGGGGTTCGACGTACCGCGCATCATGCGGGACTTCGACTTCGTCAACCTCCAGGGGTACGACTTCCACGTCTCCGGCGAGACGACGACCGCCCAGCAGTCCGCCCTGTACGCCAAGGGTGACTTCAGCGTCGACCGGACGGTCCGCGACTGGATCAGGCGGGGCGCCCCGGCCCGCAAGCTGGTGATGGGCATGCCGTTCTACGGTCAGGGCTGGACCGGCGTCACCGGGGGCGGCGACGGTCTCGGGCAGCCGGCGACAGCACCCGCGCCCGCCACCTGGGCCGCCGGCTACGAGGACTACAAGGCCCTCAAGAAGCTGGCCGCGTCCGGGAAGTACACGGTGCACCGGGACGTCAAAAACGGCCACGCCTGGCTGTTCGACGGCACGACCCTGTGGACGTACGACGACCCGCAGGTGCTGCGCGCCAAGACCTCGTACATCCGCGAACGGGGTCTCGGCGGGGCTATGTTCTGGTCGCTGGACGGCGACACGGACGACGGCGAGCTGATGGCCGAGGTCGCCCGGGGGCTGGGGAGGCGCTAGACCTCCTGCGGCCGTGCGGGGCGGCGACCACGCCCCGCACGGCCGCCGCCGGGGCTGGATCACCGACGTCGCGGGGCCGTACATTCGCCGTATGAGCGACTCCCCACTGCCCTCGGCGACCTACTTCTGCCCGCTGGACGGATCGCGGGCCGACGTCACCGCCCCGGGCTGGTGCTGCCCGGTCTGCGCAGGCCCCTGGGACCTCGACACCGGTGCCGCGCGACCGGTCGGCCTCGGCTCCCTGAGCGGTCGGGTCAACTCGCTGTGGCGCTACGAGGAGGCCCTCCCGCTCTCCGGCCCGGCCGTCTCCCTCGGCGAGGGCCGTACCCCGCTCGTCCCCCTCACCGAACGGGTGTCGGCCAAGCTCGACTTCCTGATGCCCACCCTCTCCTTCAAGGACCGGGGGGCGGTGATGCTGGCCGAACTGGCCCGCAGGCTCTCCCCGGAGCGGGTCGTCGCGGACAGCAGCGGCAACGCGGGGACAGCCGTCGCCGCGTACTGCGCCCGGGCCGGGCTGCCGTGCACGGTCTACGTCCCCGAGGGGACCTCCCCCAAGAAGACCGAGCAGATCCGGGCCCACGTCGCCCGGCTGGTGACGGTGCCCGGCGGCCGCGAGGCCACCGCGTCGGCCGCCCGGGCGGCGGCGGACGCACCCGGCACCTTCTACGCCTCGCACGTCTTCAACCCGTTCTTCCTGCACGGCACGAAGACGTACGTCTACGAGATCTGGGAGGACCTGGGCGGCACGCTGCCCGAGGCCATCGCCGTACCGGTCGGCAACGGCACGCTGCTCCTGGGCGCGGCCCTCGCCACCGCGGAGCTCCTCTCCCACGGCCTGATCGACCGGCGCCCCGCCCTGATCGCCGTCCAGGCGGAGGCCGCCTCGCCGCTGGCCGCCGCGTTCCGGGCGGGTGACGACGGGCTGTCCGGCCCTCCGGAGCGGACCCGGCCCACGCTCGCCGAGGGGATCGCCATCCCCCGGCCGCCGCGCGCCCGGCAGATCCTCTCCGCGGTCCGTGAGTCGGGCGGCACCTTCCTGACGGTGACGGAGGACCAGATCCGTGCGGCACAGCGGGATCTGGCCGCCCGGGGCTTCTTCGTCGAGACGACCGGGGTCGCCTGCTGGGCCGCCGTGGGCGGTGAGACGGACCGGAGCGTGGTGGTCCCGCTCTGCGGGGCCGGCCTCAAGACGGGCCTCGCACCCTGAGGCCCGGCCAGGCTCCGTTCCGTCGGCTCCCGGTGACGTGAGCGCCGTCAGTCCGTCCAGTACGTGTCGTGCTTGATGAAGAACTCCGCCCGTTCCTTCTCGGGCCAGTCGGAGACCTGCCCCACCTTCTCGAAGTACTCCTCGCGGGGCGCGCCCGGGGTGAAGAGCAGCAGCATGGAGGCGGGTTCGTCGGAGTCGTTGCGGAAGGCGTGCAGACCGCCCTGGGGGACGTGGAGGAAGTCGCCCGCCGTGGCGTCGGTCCACCGCTCGCCGTCGTAGATCCGCACCGTCCCGTCGAGGATGAAGAACGACTCCGAGATCGACCGGTGGAAGTGCTCGGCCGGGCCGCCGGCCCGTGGGCCCATGTTGATCCGGTACAGCCCGAACTCACCGTGCGTCGACTCCGCGGTGGCCAGGTAGTGGGTGCTGCCGCCGCTGCGCGTCAGCAGGTTCGGGGTGGTTCCGGCCGGACGGTACTCCGCATTGATCTCGCCCTCGCCGCCGGTGTAGACGGGCTCCGGATACGACATGCCGCTCTCCCTGCCTCCGGTCGTGGACCGGTCCGCTCGTTCCGCGCGCCGTTACCGCACCGGGGGCGTCGCCCTGCCTACCTTCGTGCGGTGAGAATCACGCGCATGTCCGTTCTCGTGCCCCTGGTCGCGGGCGCGTTGATCGCCCCCCTGCCGCCGCTCTCCCACGCCGCCGGACAGGCCGTCCCGGACCCCGTGTGCGGCAGCACCGGACCGCCCTCGGACGCCTCGTGGGCACCCACGTCCACCACCTTCGGCGAGGCCCTGGGATACGACCCCTATGTCGGCAACGGCTACCTGGGCCACCGCGTGCCCGCCACCGGCGCCGGGTACGCCGCCACGGGCGGGAAGACGGGCTGGCCCCTCTACACACCACGGTACGACGGAGCCTTCGTCTCCGGGCTGTACGCCCGCGAGGAGGGCCTCGCCGAGGGCCGCGAGGTGATCGCCGCCCTGCCGTCGTGGACCACGCTCGACGTAAGGGTCGGCTCCGAGACGTACGGCTCCGCCACCCCCGCCGGCCGTGTCTCCCGCTACCGCCAGACCCTGCACCTGCGCTGCGGCACCGTGGTCACGTCCCTGAGGTGGACCACGGCCGACGGCCGCGCGACCGATCTGACCTACGAGGTGCTGGCCGACCGCTCCGACGTGCACACGGGCGCCGTACGCCTGCGGATGACCCCGCACTGGACCGGCACCGCGACGGTGACGGGCCGGCTGGACGGGCGCGGGGCGCGCCGGGTCACGGCCGCCGCCGACGGCACGTTCCGCACTCTCGGCACGGGCATCCGGGGCGCGATCGTGCAGCGGGGCACCGACGGCGCCCGCACCACCCGGGTCAGGTCCGGCCGCTCGTACACCTTCGAGAAGTACGTGGGCGTCGACACCTCTCTGACCTCCCGCGATCCGCGCGCCTCCGCCACCGGGGCGGCCGAGCGCGCCGCACGGCGCGGCTGGAACGGGGTCCTCGCCTCCAACGCCGCCGCCTGGCGCCGGGCCTGGGCGTCCGACGTCAGGGTATCGGGCAGCCCGGACCTCCAGGCCTGGCTGCGAGCCGCCCAGTACGGGCTGCTCGCCAACACCCGGCCCGGTTCCTCGGACAGCATCGCCCCTGCCGGGCTGACCAGCGACAACTACGCGGGCATGGTGTTCTGGGACGCCGAGACCTGGATGTATCCGGGCCTGCTCGCCACCCGGCCCGAACTGGCCCGCTCCGTCGTCGAGTACCGCTACCGCACCCGGGACGCCGCCCGCGCGAACGCCCGGAAGCTGGGCCACGACGGGCTCTTCTACCCCTGGACCAGCGCGAGCCGGGGCCGTCTGGACTCCGAGTGCCAGAGCTGGGAACCGCCGCACTGCCTCACCCAGAACCACCTCCAGGGCGACATCGCGCTTGCCGTCTGGCAGTACTACCTGGCCACCGGTGACCGCGCCTGGCTGGCCGGCCGGGGCTGGCCCCTGCTGAAGGGCATCGCGGACTTCTGGCAGTCACGCGCCACGGCGAACGCCGACGGCAGCTGGTCGGTGGAGAACGTCGCGGGCCCCGACGAGTACAGCAACGGCGTCACGGACGGCGTCTTCACCAACGCCGTGGCCGCCACGGCCCTGCGCAACGCCACCCGCGCCGCCGGACTCCTCGGGCACCCGGCACCCGCCGGCTGGACCCGCGTCGCCGACGGGCTGCGCATCCCGTACGACGCCGAGCGGAAGATCTACCTCCAGTACGCCGGGTACAACGGCTCGACGATCAAGCAGGCCGACACGGTGCTGCTGATCCACCCGCTGGAGTGGCCGATGGAGGAGGGCGCCGCCGCCGCGACGCTCGACCACTACGCCGCACGCACCGACCCGGACGGCCCCGCGATGACGGACTCGGTGCACGCGGTCGACGCCGCCGCGATCGGGGAGCCGGGCTGTGCGACGTACACGTATCTCCGGCGCGCCGTGCGTCCGTTCGTCCGTGGCCCGTACCACCTGTTCTCCGAGGCCCGGGGCGAGAAGTCCGGGGCCGAGGACCCGCTCTCGGGCTTCCCCGCCGAGGACTTCCTGACCGGGAAGGGCGGCTTCCTCCAGGTCTTCACGCACGGTCTGACCGGCCTCCGGCTGCGCGAGGACGGCGTACGCCTCGACCCGCTCCTGCCCCCGCAGCTCCGCGAAGGCGTGGAACTGACCGGGCTGCGCTACCGGGGCCGTACGTACGACGTGGCCATCGGCCCCCGGACCACCACGGTCCGGCTGACGGACGGCGCCCCCTTCACCGTCCACACCCCGGCGGGCCCGCGCCGTCTGTCCGGCACGCTCACGCTCCCCACCCGCCGCCCCGACCTCACCCCGACGACCGACGCGGCCCGATGCCGCCCGGCGACCGCCACCTCCGAGTCCCCGGGCCTGTACGCCGAGGCGGCCGTGGACGGCAGCCCGGCGACCTCCTGGTCGCCGGACGGCGCGACCGGCGCGCTGACGGTGGCCCTGCGCAAGGTGACGCGGATCGTCTCGCTCACGCCTCGCTGGACGGACACCGCCCCGGCCTCGCACACCCTGGAGACCTCTCTGGACGGCCGCGCGTGGCGTCCGTACCGGCCGGGCGACACGGCCCGCCAGGTCCGGCTGACGGTCCGCTCCGCGGACGCGGAGAAGCCGGCGGGCGTGAGCGAACTGACGGTCCGCACGGAGCGGAGGCGCGCTGAGGACCGACCGTGAGTCAGGTCGCTCACCACGGGTCCGAGTTGCGAGCGGGGCTGGTCCTCATGTTCGGATGAGCTGATGCACACCCCTCACCGCATGGATCCGCGTCCTCACCCCCACGACCGGCCCGCAGCACCCCGCGACCCCTACGAGGAGCTCGGAGCCCTCGCCGACGTGCCTCCCGGAGAGTTCCCCGGGGAGTCACCCGGTGGCTTCCGCGGCGAGGACCAGGCCCGGTGGAGCGCGCGGCGGGAGCCGGAGCGGGCCCCACGTGCCGATCACCGCGGCACCCGGCGCCGCCGCCGGCGTCTCGCCGGGCTCCCGCTCGCCGCGAAGGCGGTGGTGGGCCTGGTCGTCCTCACCGCTTTTGTCACCCTGGCCGACCGCTGGGCGGTGCTGTACGCCGAGGGGAAGGCGGCCGACACCCTCAAGAGCCAACTGGACCTGACCGCGGCCCCCGAGGTGGAGATCGGCGGCTTCCCCTTCCTCACCCAGCTCGCCGACAAGAAGCTGGACTCTGTGCGGGTGACCGTGCCCGACGTGGCGGCGGACCGGGTGTCGCTGGCGAAGGTGTCGGCCACGGCGCACGACATCCGGCTGGACGCCGACGGCCTGACGTCGATACGCGGCGCCGACATCCCCCGGCTCGACGGCGACGTCCTGCTGTCCTTCGCCGACCTCAACCGCGAACTCGGCGCCTCCCAGGTGACGTTCAGCGACGACGGCAGGAACCGCGTCAAGGCCCGGGGAACCCTGCCGGTCGCCGGG
The DNA window shown above is from Streptomyces sp. Alt3 and carries:
- a CDS encoding purine-cytosine permease family protein gives rise to the protein MTDIATPATGEAPQQEPQEGPGAPRRSYARLAADESREDYSLRYAPHSFRRWSPSTVAGTALGGIAYLADFAIGASIVFTYGFTSGLASILAAATIIFLTGIPIARACAKYGLDMDLVTRGAGFGYFGSTLTSLIYASFTFIFFALEGSIMAQAMHQAVGLPVEAGYLVTTLIVIPIVFRGMGALAKVQAWTQPVWIIGMVLPFVVLAVESPGSWGAFGSFTGTEGAAPGFSWIAFGLGTGVALSLIAQIGEQADYLRFMPARTEANKRRWNLAVLAAGPGWVVIGAAKQIGGAFLAFVALEAVGRTHALEPIAPQIEALKPWLGTFALPAAALFVIVSQVKINVTNAYSGSLSWSNFFSRITHKHPGRVWYIFLNLAIALTLMEMNMFAALNKLLGFYSNVGIAWIAAVAADLVINKRIGLSPRYIEFKRAYLHAVNPAGFGAMVIASTVSILAFFGLFGRYAEAFSTFIAAGLSLVLCPLIAWLTKGKYYLARPNPVNGPGVEIADITATHTCSVCETSYELPDIADCPVQAGPICSLCCSLDAECGDVCRKEPAAGPVPLPMPVVRAPAG
- a CDS encoding GntR family transcriptional regulator, with the protein product MPFGEQPAYLRVASDLREKIVNGALPPHTRLPSQARIREEYGVSDTVALEARKVLMAEGLVEGRSGSGTYVRARPVPRRIARSGYRPGSGASPFRQEQTEEGVRGTWESRSEQEGASAEVAERLGIEPGDRVMRTRYVFREAGEPIMLSTSWEPLAVTGRTPVMLPEEGPLGGCGVVDRMAAIDVVVDNVAEEVGARPGLAEELLALGGVPGHVVMVIGRTYYASGLAVETADVVVPADRYRIAYHLPVK
- a CDS encoding glycoside hydrolase family 18 protein; translation: MRRRTLTGLTTAACALALLAGLAPAATAGPPAHDRGPDRHGRAYRSVGYFTQWGVYGRDFQVKDLDTSGAAARLTHINYAFGNVSAEGRCFTGNVPGEADAWADYARPLDAAGSVDGVADTDTQPLAGNFNQLRELKAAHPGLKVMISLGGWSWSTHFSDAARTAASRKALVSSCIDLYIKGDLPVDGARGGEGAAAGLFDGIDLDWEWPGSAGDTDTVYRPEDKRNFTALVHEFRTQLDAHAKSARKGKPKHYELSAFVPTAPAKIDAGFDVPRIMRDFDFVNLQGYDFHVSGETTTAQQSALYAKGDFSVDRTVRDWIRRGAPARKLVMGMPFYGQGWTGVTGGGDGLGQPATAPAPATWAAGYEDYKALKKLAASGKYTVHRDVKNGHAWLFDGTTLWTYDDPQVLRAKTSYIRERGLGGAMFWSLDGDTDDGELMAEVARGLGRR
- a CDS encoding pyridoxal-phosphate dependent enzyme encodes the protein MSDSPLPSATYFCPLDGSRADVTAPGWCCPVCAGPWDLDTGAARPVGLGSLSGRVNSLWRYEEALPLSGPAVSLGEGRTPLVPLTERVSAKLDFLMPTLSFKDRGAVMLAELARRLSPERVVADSSGNAGTAVAAYCARAGLPCTVYVPEGTSPKKTEQIRAHVARLVTVPGGREATASAARAAADAPGTFYASHVFNPFFLHGTKTYVYEIWEDLGGTLPEAIAVPVGNGTLLLGAALATAELLSHGLIDRRPALIAVQAEAASPLAAAFRAGDDGLSGPPERTRPTLAEGIAIPRPPRARQILSAVRESGGTFLTVTEDQIRAAQRDLAARGFFVETTGVACWAAVGGETDRSVVVPLCGAGLKTGLAP
- a CDS encoding cupin domain-containing protein, with translation MSYPEPVYTGGEGEINAEYRPAGTTPNLLTRSGGSTHYLATAESTHGEFGLYRINMGPRAGGPAEHFHRSISESFFILDGTVRIYDGERWTDATAGDFLHVPQGGLHAFRNDSDEPASMLLLFTPGAPREEYFEKVGQVSDWPEKERAEFFIKHDTYWTD
- a CDS encoding glycosyl hydrolase family 65 protein, which produces MSVLVPLVAGALIAPLPPLSHAAGQAVPDPVCGSTGPPSDASWAPTSTTFGEALGYDPYVGNGYLGHRVPATGAGYAATGGKTGWPLYTPRYDGAFVSGLYAREEGLAEGREVIAALPSWTTLDVRVGSETYGSATPAGRVSRYRQTLHLRCGTVVTSLRWTTADGRATDLTYEVLADRSDVHTGAVRLRMTPHWTGTATVTGRLDGRGARRVTAAADGTFRTLGTGIRGAIVQRGTDGARTTRVRSGRSYTFEKYVGVDTSLTSRDPRASATGAAERAARRGWNGVLASNAAAWRRAWASDVRVSGSPDLQAWLRAAQYGLLANTRPGSSDSIAPAGLTSDNYAGMVFWDAETWMYPGLLATRPELARSVVEYRYRTRDAARANARKLGHDGLFYPWTSASRGRLDSECQSWEPPHCLTQNHLQGDIALAVWQYYLATGDRAWLAGRGWPLLKGIADFWQSRATANADGSWSVENVAGPDEYSNGVTDGVFTNAVAATALRNATRAAGLLGHPAPAGWTRVADGLRIPYDAERKIYLQYAGYNGSTIKQADTVLLIHPLEWPMEEGAAAATLDHYAARTDPDGPAMTDSVHAVDAAAIGEPGCATYTYLRRAVRPFVRGPYHLFSEARGEKSGAEDPLSGFPAEDFLTGKGGFLQVFTHGLTGLRLREDGVRLDPLLPPQLREGVELTGLRYRGRTYDVAIGPRTTTVRLTDGAPFTVHTPAGPRRLSGTLTLPTRRPDLTPTTDAARCRPATATSESPGLYAEAAVDGSPATSWSPDGATGALTVALRKVTRIVSLTPRWTDTAPASHTLETSLDGRAWRPYRPGDTARQVRLTVRSADAEKPAGVSELTVRTERRRAEDRP
- a CDS encoding LmeA family phospholipid-binding protein, encoding MHTPHRMDPRPHPHDRPAAPRDPYEELGALADVPPGEFPGESPGGFRGEDQARWSARREPERAPRADHRGTRRRRRRLAGLPLAAKAVVGLVVLTAFVTLADRWAVLYAEGKAADTLKSQLDLTAAPEVEIGGFPFLTQLADKKLDSVRVTVPDVAADRVSLAKVSATAHDIRLDADGLTSIRGADIPRLDGDVLLSFADLNRELGASQVTFSDDGRNRVKARGTLPVAGHDLRLHAEATIRRQAERGIATEIGGMRLDIGDLATYRPGARASEGLHLTRKASADLARETRKAKALLSVPAVAQRLGVPKATVRESLSDDGKLTELTGSPHFARQARSLDLIDLAKDNPEVLGALGLDPDLLDTLSRLTRPVLADRLSLAFELPEPEHGEVRLRDVRVAEDGIRVRLTGSDLAVGGP